One window of Pocillopora verrucosa isolate sample1 chromosome 9, ASM3666991v2, whole genome shotgun sequence genomic DNA carries:
- the LOC131779885 gene encoding coiled-coil domain-containing protein 91-like, translating into MMDGNTWADFGSSAGNEENDDDDWADFGGFESATPAANGSSAPGSLITWAAVAPPSSSPTTSGILPSNIAPSFNTSSKTDKSSTSSIQSPPAVSDHSDFINSFLLNNQNVSPATSASSGKSLKEEENKPDYKTEYDSFHADFSSFLAESLTEPVETISDPSNKEQGQQLQTQASHTSGGNSAVTDEKFIPSYITAVNQQTQENSPNTFNTLDKEVSSAQDILSVVMAQQQPSSMFEKPTDSTHKELTQQLHDANKVNKELEEKMDGLQEKLSIAEKEKLKLREDLNALLEKDKTLGEESQNLTEMLAKQTEKYQHLQDQHENQVKEIRKAGHDTLAVIVEEYKELSRKAVLEQQECSKNEIEKLLEDQKKKFQGFLQDQQESFERTLQEERKQNEQKTSDLLDEEKQRHKEEIESHLEKERLKSQEALDKAIEDAKQQCTEAVEAARKEERRKYEEFITEHEEAIKTITDREGHRLQRLVEDAMKEEREASKVVLEEALKEERQRGKEFAEEIKEETKKEMLEYSRVRQEADRAVRQKYLHGLDLFLESARAQLKMLMEDQREKDPVSD; encoded by the exons ATGATGGATGGAAATACATGGGCTGATTTTGGTTCATCAGCGGGAAATGAAGAG AATGATGACGATGATTGGGCAGACTTTGGAGGTTTCGAG TCTGCAACACCAGCTGCAAATGGAAGTAGTGCACCAGGATCTCTAATTACTTGGGCTGCAGTTGCCCCTCCATCATCATCACCCACCACATCTGGGATATTGCCATCTAATATTGCGCCATCATTCAACACTTCAAGTAAAACTGACAAAAGTTCAACTTCTTCAATCCAGAGCCCTCCAGCTGTTAGTGACCATTCAGATTTTATTAACTCGTTTcttttaaacaatcaaaatgtATCTCCAGCAACATCTGCATCATCAGGAAAATCTttgaaagaggaagaaaacaagcCAGACTACAAAACAGAATATGACAGCTTTCATGcagatttttcttcttttctcgctGAATCATTAACAGAGCCAGTGGAAACAATTTCAGATCCATCTAACAAAGAACAAGGCCAACAACTTCAGACACAAGCCAGTCATACAAGTGGTGGAAATTCAGCAGTGACAGATGAAAAATTTATACCATCATATATCACAGCTGTAAATcaacaaacacaagaaaacaGTCCTAATACATTTAATACTTTAGATAAAGAAGTTTCATCAGCTCAAGACATACTATCG GTTGTAATGGCACAACAACAGCCAAGTTCAATGTTTGAAAAGCCAACAGACAGTACTCACAAAGAACTTACTCAGCAGCTTCATGATGCAAACAAAGTAAACAAGGAACTTGAGGAGAAGATGGATGGACTTCAAGAAAAATTATCCAttgctgagaaagaaaaattaaagttacgagAG GACCTAAATGCACTTCTAGAAAAGGATAAAACTCTTGGAGAAGAATCCCAGAATCTTACGGAAATGCTTGCTAAACAAACAGAGAAATACCAACATCTTCAG GATCAacatgaaaatcaagtaaaagaGATTAGAAAAGCTGGCCATGACACCTTAGCAGTAATTGTGGAAGAATATAAG GAATTATCCAGAAAAGCTGTTTTGGAACAACAAGAATGTAGCaagaatgaaatagaaaagcTTCTGGAAGATCAAAAAAAGAAGTTTCAGGGCTTCCTTCAAGATCAG CAAGAGAGCTTTGAAAGAACTTTACAAGAGGAGAGGAAACAGAACGAACAAAAAACAAGTGATTTGTtggatgaagaaaaacaaaggcaCAAG GAGGAGATTGAATCTCATCTTGAAAAAGAACGATTAAAGAGCCAAGAGGCTTTAGACAAAGCTATTGAG GATGCCAAACAGCAGTGCACAGAAGCAGTAGAAGCGGCAAGAAAAGAGGAGAGGAGAAAATATGAGGAATTCATTACGGAGCATGAG GAAGCCATCAAGACAATAACAGACCGAGAAGGACACCGGCTACAGAGACTTGTGGAAGATGCTATGAAGGAAGAGAGAGAAGCTAGCAAA GTTGTGTTGGAAGAGGCTCTGAAGGAGGAAAGGCAGAGAGGGAAGGAGTTTGCTGAGGAAATAAAGGAGgagacaaagaaagaaatgttggAATACTCACGAGTTAGACAAGAG GCTGATAGAGCCGTTCGACAAAAGTACCTTCATGGTTTGGACCTATTTTTGGAGAGCGCAAGGGCTCAGCTGAAAATGCTGATGGAGGATCAACGCGAGAAGGACCCTGTCAGCGACTAG